One genomic region from Amycolatopsis sp. FBCC-B4732 encodes:
- a CDS encoding DUF2992 family protein produces MFTLSHDGPFRVGVYEIHEDGLVPLARRPKRTNDDEGIGTAAQRALQHAVTERATEIEAARKRRAAAEGARRRVLAKAKSRARHRGRWRRFHVKATLSSTPPRRRPAPGPRR; encoded by the coding sequence GTGTTCACGCTGTCCCACGACGGCCCCTTCCGGGTCGGCGTCTACGAAATCCACGAAGACGGCCTGGTTCCCCTGGCGCGGCGTCCGAAGCGGACCAACGACGATGAGGGCATCGGCACCGCCGCCCAGCGGGCGCTCCAGCACGCGGTTACCGAGCGGGCGACCGAAATCGAAGCAGCCCGCAAACGCCGTGCCGCCGCCGAAGGCGCTCGCCGTCGTGTGCTCGCCAAAGCGAAGTCGCGCGCCAGGCACCGCGGCCGCTGGCGTCGCTTTCACGTGAAAGCGACGCTCAGTTCCACTCCACCGCGACGCCGGCCAGCCCCGGGCCCGCGTCGTTGA